The DNA window CGTTCAAGGAGCGTGTGCACGCCGTGACGTTCTCGCTCGGCGGGAAGCTGGCGCGGACACGCCGTTCGAAGCAGATGCTCTTCGGGCTCATCAACCGGCCGGAGTTCGACGCCGCGCTGGTCCAGGAGGCGGAGAAGGCCGGCGCCGTGGTCCGTACCGGTGCGACCGTGGCGCGGGTCGAGCAGCACGGCGCGGCCGTGCCCGACCGGCGCACGGTGGCGGTCGTTCTCACGGGCGGCGAGACGGTCCTTGCGCGCGCGGTGGTGGGCGCGGACGGCAGCGCGAGCCGGATCGGGGCCCATGTCGGTGTGAAGCTCGATCAGGTGGATCTCGGCCTGGAGGCCGAGATTCCGGTGCCGCAGACGGTTGCCGAGGACTGGGCGGGACGGGTGCTCATCGACTGGGGGCCTATCCCGGGCAGTTACGGCTGGGTCTTCCCCAAGGGCGAGACGCTGACGGTCGGGGTGATCTCGGCGCGCGGCGACGGCGCGGCCACCAAGCGGTACCTGGAGGACTTCATCGCCCGGCTGGGACTGGCCGGTTTCGAGCCGGACATCTCCTCTGGGCATCTGACGCGCTGCCGCAGCGACGACTCGCCGCTGTCGCGCGGCAGGGTGCTGGTGTGCGGGGACGCGGCGGGGCTGCTGGAGCCGTGGACCCGCGAGGGGATCTCCTTCGCGCTGCGGTCCGGGCGGCTCGCGGGGGAGTGGGCGGTACGGATCGCGGAGGCGCAGGACGCCGTTGACGCGCGCCGCCAGGCGCTGAACTACGCCTTCGCCATCAAGGCGGGACTGGGCGTGGAGATGGGTGTCGGCCGGCGGATGCTCGCGCTGTTCGAGCGGCGGCCGGGGCTGTTGCACGCGGCCATAACCGGATTCCGGCCGGCCTGGAAGATGTTCGCGGGGATCACGCGCGGCTCGACGACGCTGGGCGAGATCGTGCGTACGCGCCCTGTCGTCCAGCGCGCGCTGAGTGCGCTGGACAGGCCGTAGGCGCGGGCGGCGAGAGCGCGTGCGGGCCTGACGGCGGGGGCGCCGACCTCGCGTCCGGCGTGTCCCGGCTCGGACGCCGGCCTGGTGTCTCGGACGCCGGCTGCTGTCAGTTCTTGACAGTGATGCGGAATACGGGGTGGTCGGGGGCCGCGGCCAGGAGCTCCTCGTCGGAGGACTTGGCGGTCACGCCCTTGAAGTACTGGTTGACCTCCCAGCCCCAGCGCTCCAGGTACGTGCGGAGGATCAGCGGTTTCTCGGCGTCGGAGATCTCGACGGCGCTGAAGCCGCGGACCTTGCGGCCGACCTTGAGTTCGCCCTGGCCGGCGGCGCGCATGTTGCGGACCCACTGGGAGTGGCCGCGGGCGGAGACCAGGTACTGGGCGCCGTCGTAGGCGTGCGGGTTGACGGGGATGCGCTGCATCTGACCGCTCTTACGGCCGCGTACGGACATCTCGGCCGAGCCGAGCAGGCTGAAGCCGTGGCGGGCGAGCCAGCCCACGACGTTGTTCAGCCGGACGGCCATGGGGCTGCCCTTCAGGTAGTAGGGCTGGGACGGCTCGGACGGGTGGGACGGCTGGGACTGCGACACGACGGCCTCCGGTGAGCGCTGTTGCGAGAGCACTGCTCTCGCTTTAGAGCAGTGTGTACCGGATCGCCGATCCAAAGCAAGAGCAGTGCTCTCGTTTTTGGCCGGTGCTCTCGGACGTGGCAAAATGCACTCCCATGAGCACCACGCGCGGAGCCAGGGAACGAGCCCGGATCGAAGTGACGGCCGCCATCAAGGAGGAAGCCCGCGGACAGCTCGCCGCCGAGGGCGCGGCGAAGCTCTCGCTGCGCGCCGTCGCCCGCGAGCTGGGCATGGTCTCCTCCGCGCTCTACCGCTACTTCCCCAGCCGCGACGATCTCCTGACCGCCCTGATCGTCGACGCGTACGACGCCGTGGGCGCCGCGGCCGAGACCGCCCTCGACCGGCAGTCCGACCACGCCCCTCACCCCGCCCGCTGGACCGCGGTCTGCCGGGCCGTACGTACCTGGGCGCTCGCGCACCCCCACGAGTACGCGCTCATCTACGGCTCGCCCGTCCCCGGCTACACCGCCCCCATGGCGACCGTCGGCCCCGCTTCCCGCGTCGGGCTGGCCCTCATCTCCATCGCGCGCGACGCCCACCGGAGCAACGGCCTCGCCGTCCCGCCCCTCGCCGAAGCCCTGCGCGCCGAAGCCGGGAGGCTCACCGCCGACGTGGCCCCGGACCTTCCGCCGCCGGTCGTCGTCGCCCTGGTCGCCGCCTGGTCGCAGCTCTTCGGCCTGATCTCGTTCGAGCTCTTCGGCCAGTTCAACCGGATTGTCGAGGACCGCGACGCGTTCTTCGACGAGTCCGTCGAAAATCTGGCCCACGCCGTCGGCCTCATCGGCGGCGGAGGCCGGGCCGGCGGCGCCGTCGCCTTCGCCGCCCCCGGCAGCGGCGACGGATCCTGACGCGGCACCCGCCGGTGCGGCGGGCGCCGTCCCCGAAGGCACCCGCCACCGCCCCGCTCGTTGCGGCGCCCGCCGGAATCCTTACGCTCACCTTCGCGTCGTACGCACCGGCGGTGTCGTCTCCCTCATCCTCAGGAACCTGGGCGTCGGCACGCAGCCGGTGACCCTCGTCGACACGACGCTCCCCGCGCGGTGCTGCTGCCCGTTCGCCATGTGCCTCGTGGGGAGCGCCGACCGTTGTGCACCCGGACCGCTGCGCCGCTTGCACGCCGGTCTGGGCCGCCCGAGGCTCCGGCGTCGGCCGATCCCGGCGGCCGTGTACTCCCCGGGGAGTACGTGGAATCACGCCGCCCGGCTGACGTCCCGGCAGCCGCGCCCGGTCTAGCGTGGCGGGTATGAGACAGCGGCACGAACGGTGGTGCGGCGGTCCGGGGCGGCAGCGGGGAGGGCCGCCGCGGCTGCCCTGGGCGTCCCGGCGGGCAGGCGGCGGGCTGCCGTGGGTCTCGACGCTGGCCGTGACCGTGTTCGTACAGCTGGCCTCGGGATTCGCGGCGGGGGAGCAGACCTCCCGGGAACCGCTCGATCTCTTCGCCCGGCTCCTGCTGTTCGCGGGATCCGCGCTGCTTCTGGTGCGTCACCGGTATCCGGTGTCCGTGGCGTTCGGCACGTCGGCGGCCACGCTGGTCTGGCTCGGGGCGGGATACCCGTACGGACCGGTCTTCGTCCCCGCCGCCATGGGCTGCTTCGCCGCCGTCGTGGCCGGTCACCGCAGAGCCGCCTGGTCGGCCCTCGGGACGCTGTGGGCGGGGCACGTCCTGATCTCCCACTGGCTCTACAGGTGGCTGCCGCCCGGCGGGGACGAGGCCGCCCCCTGGGGGCAGGAGCTGGTCGTGGCCGCGTGGGCCGCCGCCATCGTCGCCGCCTCGGAACTCGTACGCGTACGACGGGAACAGTGGGCGCGCGAGCGCGTCGAGCGTCAGGCCGCCGAAAAGCGGCGCGCCGACGAGGAACGGCTGCGCATCGCCCGCGAACTCCACGACGTACTCGCGCACAGCATCTCGGTCATCAACGTCCAGGCGGGCGTGGGACTCGCTCTCCTCGACTCCGATCCAGAACAGGCCCGCAGTGCCCTGACCACCATTAAGGCCGCCAGCAAGGAGGCGCTCGGCGAGGTGCGGCAGGTCCTGGACACGCTCCGCACGCCGGGCGACGCCCCGCGCTCCCCGGCGCCCGGGCTCGACCGGCTCCCCGAGCTGGTCGAGCAGGCCGCTGGAGCGGGCCTCCGTGTGGAGGCCGAGTCGGAAGGAGTACGGTCCGCCCTGCCGCCCGGCACCGACCTCGCCGCCTTCCGTATCGTCCAGGAGGCCCTGACCAACGTGGTCCGGCACTCCGGCTCGCGCACCGCCCGCGTCCGGATCGGTTACGCACCCGGGCGCCTCGCGCTGCGCGTCGACGACGACGGCCCGGCCACCGGTGGCGACGCGGGCGGCAGCGGCAACGGCCTGGCGGGAATGCGTGAGCGCGCTGCCGCCCTCGGCGGCACCATCGAGGCCGGTCCACGTCCGGACGGCGGCTTTCGGGTGGAGGCGACGCTGCCGCTCCCGGCCGCACGGAACTCACGGACCTCACACGCCCCGCCGACGCCGCAGGACCCGCCGGCACCCCAGGGCTCGCAGCAGCCACCCGTCCCGCACGAGCCGCACGAATCTCAGGCGTCGCCGAAGCCGCAGCAGAGGGAGAATCAGTGATCCGCGTACTGCTCGCCGACGACCAGTCGCTGGTACGGGCCGGCTTCCGCGCCCTGCTGGCCGCCCAGCCGGACATCGAGGTC is part of the Streptomyces agglomeratus genome and encodes:
- a CDS encoding geranylgeranyl reductase family protein, whose translation is MSSENADAGSEHEEPVWDVVVVGAGPAGSSAAYAAAVAGRRVLLLEKAELPRYKTCGGGIIGPSRDALPPGFELPFKERVHAVTFSLGGKLARTRRSKQMLFGLINRPEFDAALVQEAEKAGAVVRTGATVARVEQHGAAVPDRRTVAVVLTGGETVLARAVVGADGSASRIGAHVGVKLDQVDLGLEAEIPVPQTVAEDWAGRVLIDWGPIPGSYGWVFPKGETLTVGVISARGDGAATKRYLEDFIARLGLAGFEPDISSGHLTRCRSDDSPLSRGRVLVCGDAAGLLEPWTREGISFALRSGRLAGEWAVRIAEAQDAVDARRQALNYAFAIKAGLGVEMGVGRRMLALFERRPGLLHAAITGFRPAWKMFAGITRGSTTLGEIVRTRPVVQRALSALDRP
- a CDS encoding nitroreductase family deazaflavin-dependent oxidoreductase; translated protein: MAVRLNNVVGWLARHGFSLLGSAEMSVRGRKSGQMQRIPVNPHAYDGAQYLVSARGHSQWVRNMRAAGQGELKVGRKVRGFSAVEISDAEKPLILRTYLERWGWEVNQYFKGVTAKSSDEELLAAAPDHPVFRITVKN
- a CDS encoding TetR/AcrR family transcriptional regulator encodes the protein MSTTRGARERARIEVTAAIKEEARGQLAAEGAAKLSLRAVARELGMVSSALYRYFPSRDDLLTALIVDAYDAVGAAAETALDRQSDHAPHPARWTAVCRAVRTWALAHPHEYALIYGSPVPGYTAPMATVGPASRVGLALISIARDAHRSNGLAVPPLAEALRAEAGRLTADVAPDLPPPVVVALVAAWSQLFGLISFELFGQFNRIVEDRDAFFDESVENLAHAVGLIGGGGRAGGAVAFAAPGSGDGS
- a CDS encoding sensor histidine kinase, whose product is MRQRHERWCGGPGRQRGGPPRLPWASRRAGGGLPWVSTLAVTVFVQLASGFAAGEQTSREPLDLFARLLLFAGSALLLVRHRYPVSVAFGTSAATLVWLGAGYPYGPVFVPAAMGCFAAVVAGHRRAAWSALGTLWAGHVLISHWLYRWLPPGGDEAAPWGQELVVAAWAAAIVAASELVRVRREQWARERVERQAAEKRRADEERLRIARELHDVLAHSISVINVQAGVGLALLDSDPEQARSALTTIKAASKEALGEVRQVLDTLRTPGDAPRSPAPGLDRLPELVEQAAGAGLRVEAESEGVRSALPPGTDLAAFRIVQEALTNVVRHSGSRTARVRIGYAPGRLALRVDDDGPATGGDAGGSGNGLAGMRERAAALGGTIEAGPRPDGGFRVEATLPLPAARNSRTSHAPPTPQDPPAPQGSQQPPVPHEPHESQASPKPQQRENQ